Proteins encoded in a region of the Flavobacterium sp. PMTSA4 genome:
- a CDS encoding MFS transporter: MEKRKLGFWQIWNMSFGFLGIQMGFALQNSNVSRIFQTLGADIDDIPILWVAAPLTGLIVQPIIGYLSDRTWTKLGRRKPYFLVGAILASTALFIMPNSPFLWFAAGMLWIMDASINISMEPFRAFVGDNLPDSQRTSGFAMQSFFIGIGAYFASKLPLIFTHFGVSNTAPLGIIPDSVKYSFYLGGVAFIVTVLWTVITSKEYSPEELEAFEAHKKTTYKKETRSAEWFIKNGNSHLAKGLLFLIISGLFSFSIYHYDLKKDLYVLSLGLIGLGGLALLFSGLMQKNNKTENGFVTIMNDFQFMPKMMKQLAWVQFFSWFALFSMWIYTTLAVTQHIYKTTDTTSEAYNIGANQVGEMFANYNLIAAIAAFLLPLLAKYTSRKFTHFVALTCGGLGLISIYFINEPTVFTMEWLPMIGVGIAWASILSIPYAMLSGSLPSSKMGYYMGVFNFFIVIPQLVAASILGFLVSKFFNSEPIYALFIGGGSMILAGVISLTINDKSNIEINE; this comes from the coding sequence ATGGAAAAGCGTAAATTAGGTTTCTGGCAAATCTGGAATATGAGTTTCGGGTTTCTAGGGATCCAAATGGGTTTTGCTCTTCAAAACTCAAATGTTAGTCGAATATTTCAAACTCTTGGCGCAGACATTGATGACATTCCAATTCTATGGGTTGCTGCTCCTCTAACAGGATTAATTGTACAGCCAATTATTGGTTACCTTTCAGACAGAACATGGACCAAATTAGGTAGAAGAAAACCTTATTTTTTAGTTGGCGCAATACTCGCTTCTACTGCCTTATTTATTATGCCTAATTCACCCTTTTTGTGGTTTGCCGCAGGAATGCTATGGATTATGGATGCTTCGATTAATATTTCAATGGAACCTTTTAGAGCATTTGTTGGAGACAATTTACCTGATTCTCAAAGAACTTCAGGGTTTGCAATGCAGAGTTTTTTCATCGGAATTGGTGCCTATTTTGCATCAAAACTTCCATTAATATTTACGCATTTTGGAGTTTCTAACACAGCACCTTTAGGAATAATTCCCGATTCGGTTAAGTATTCTTTTTATCTAGGCGGTGTTGCTTTTATTGTAACAGTATTATGGACTGTCATAACCTCAAAAGAATACTCTCCTGAAGAATTAGAAGCCTTTGAAGCACACAAAAAAACCACTTACAAAAAAGAAACACGTTCTGCAGAATGGTTTATCAAAAATGGTAATTCACATTTAGCAAAAGGATTACTGTTTCTAATAATAAGCGGTTTATTTTCATTTTCCATTTATCATTATGATTTGAAAAAAGATTTATACGTTTTATCATTAGGACTAATTGGCCTTGGCGGATTAGCTTTATTATTTTCAGGCTTAATGCAAAAAAACAACAAAACAGAAAATGGTTTTGTTACAATTATGAATGATTTTCAGTTCATGCCAAAAATGATGAAGCAATTAGCTTGGGTACAATTTTTCTCTTGGTTTGCTCTTTTCTCAATGTGGATTTACACTACACTAGCTGTAACACAACACATTTACAAAACGACAGATACTACTTCTGAAGCTTACAATATTGGTGCTAATCAAGTAGGCGAAATGTTTGCTAACTACAATCTAATTGCAGCAATTGCAGCATTTCTTTTGCCTCTTTTAGCAAAATATACAAGCAGAAAGTTTACACACTTTGTAGCACTAACTTGCGGTGGATTAGGCCTTATTTCTATCTATTTCATCAATGAACCAACCGTTTTCACAATGGAATGGTTACCAATGATTGGGGTTGGAATTGCTTGGGCGAGTATTTTATCTATTCCTTATGCAATGCTTTCTGGATCGCTTCCGTCAAGCAAAATGGGATATTACATGGGAGTATTCAATTTTTTTATTGTAATTCCTCAATTAGTTGCAGCTTCAATCTTAGGGTTTTTAGTATCTAAATTCTTTAATAGCGAACCAATCTATGCGCTATTTATTGGTGGTGGTTCCATGATTTTAGCTGGAGTAATTTCGCTAACCATTAATGATAAATCAAATATTGA